A section of the Sulfurihydrogenibium sp. genome encodes:
- a CDS encoding homoserine dehydrogenase, with the protein MKKINIGIVGYGVVGSSVVKILDKDREIITQKSDLDINVKKVYTRNWNRKLLYPIDDSKKAKTVDEIINDKDIDIVVEVAGGIEFPYQLITQAIKNRKNIVTANKALLAEKGKDIFSLAQKYDVRVGFEAAVAGGIPIIKALREGLVANDINKIYGILNGTTNYILTSMYTEGKSFEQALKEAQEKGYAEADPTLDINGTDAAHKISILASLSFGGFVDFSQVYVEGIDKIDTLDIELGRELGYTLKLLAIAKSHGEEVEIRVNPTFLPSWHPLSKVDGVFNAVMVEGNNVGETMFYGRGAGGLPTASAVISDIVCIGKSIANNLGRDLEITSMDWKHKDLTLTKVKDFYTRYYIRFTVPDITGILAKIASVFAKYNISIAAVIQKEKVLKLQKETKEKVVPLVILTHTASENNIQLAIKEIVSNKYSVEIPVIIRVEDEE; encoded by the coding sequence TTGAAAAAGATAAATATCGGGATTGTTGGATATGGTGTAGTTGGCAGTAGCGTTGTTAAAATCTTAGATAAAGACAGAGAAATCATCACTCAAAAATCAGATTTAGATATAAACGTTAAAAAAGTCTATACAAGAAATTGGAATAGAAAATTATTATATCCAATAGATGACAGTAAAAAAGCTAAAACAGTTGATGAGATAATTAACGATAAAGATATAGATATTGTCGTTGAAGTGGCAGGTGGAATAGAGTTTCCATACCAACTTATCACACAGGCAATAAAAAACAGAAAAAACATCGTAACTGCAAATAAAGCACTGCTTGCAGAAAAAGGCAAAGATATATTTAGTCTTGCACAAAAGTATGATGTTAGAGTTGGCTTTGAGGCGGCGGTTGCCGGTGGAATTCCGATAATAAAAGCACTGAGAGAAGGATTGGTTGCAAATGATATAAACAAAATCTACGGAATACTAAACGGAACAACTAACTATATACTTACATCTATGTATACAGAAGGAAAAAGCTTTGAGCAGGCATTAAAAGAAGCGCAAGAAAAAGGCTATGCAGAAGCAGACCCAACCCTTGACATAAACGGAACAGATGCAGCACATAAAATATCCATCCTTGCTTCTTTATCCTTTGGCGGGTTTGTTGATTTTTCACAAGTTTACGTAGAAGGAATAGACAAAATAGATACATTAGATATAGAACTTGGAAGGGAGCTTGGATACACTCTAAAACTTCTTGCCATTGCAAAATCTCATGGAGAAGAGGTAGAAATAAGAGTAAATCCTACATTCTTACCATCTTGGCATCCACTTTCTAAGGTTGACGGAGTATTTAATGCTGTGATGGTAGAAGGTAATAACGTTGGCGAAACTATGTTTTATGGAAGAGGGGCAGGCGGACTGCCAACGGCAAGCGCAGTAATCAGTGATATTGTATGCATCGGAAAATCTATTGCCAACAACTTAGGAAGAGATTTAGAAATCACATCTATGGATTGGAAGCATAAAGATTTAACCCTTACAAAAGTGAAAGATTTTTACACAAGATATTACATAAGATTTACAGTTCCGGACATTACAGGCATCCTTGCAAAGATTGCATCAGTGTTTGCAAAGTACAACATCAGCATTGCAGCAGTCATTCAAAAAGAAAAAGTTTTAAAACTTCAAAAAGAAACAAAAGAAAAAGTAGTTCCGCTTGTGATTTTAACCCATACAGCATCAGAAAACAACATACAGCTTGCTATTAAAGAAATCGTGTCTAACAAATACAGCGTAGAAATTCCGGTAATCATAAGAGTAGAGGATGAGGAAT
- a CDS encoding 1,4-alpha-glucan branching protein domain-containing protein, whose amino-acid sequence MKGYWMPVLHSHLPFVKHPEYEYFLEEHWLFEAITETYIPLLMRFKKLEEEGVDFRITTSITPPLAYMLSDRLLIEKYKKYLDKMLSLTEKEIKRTRASETFNKLANFYNKLFTDIKDFFYGFLNQNVLNGYRYFEEKGYIEIITCNATHGFLPLLQPEIQSVERQIELAVKTHEKFFGKKPKGIWLAECAYYDGLDSILAKHGIEYFFLDSHGLIFGKPTPRYGVFAPVYTPSKVAAFGRDPESSKQVWSAKEGYPGDPNYRDFYRDIGFDLEFDYIKDYISPDGIRVYTGIKYYRVTGDVDLAHKQPYDPDKAKEMTKVHAGHFHISREKQMEHLGKFMDRLPLIVSPYDAELFGHWWFEGPEFLYNLFKEIDKHKQFKAITPSEYLNIYPENQVIRPSPSSWGDKGYYEVWINPKNHWVYRYLHQMERDLESLKSKYNNQRVLKQLEVQLMLAQSSDWTFLITTETAQQYATNRLKEHISHFYTLKEQLEMGKIDKEYLEFLEYKYSIFG is encoded by the coding sequence ATGAAAGGCTATTGGATGCCAGTATTACATTCCCACTTGCCATTTGTAAAACACCCAGAATATGAATACTTTCTTGAAGAGCATTGGCTTTTTGAAGCTATAACAGAAACATACATACCGCTTTTGATGAGATTTAAGAAGCTTGAAGAAGAAGGCGTAGATTTTAGAATAACAACCTCTATCACTCCACCTTTAGCATATATGCTATCAGACCGGCTGCTGATTGAAAAGTACAAAAAATATCTTGACAAAATGCTATCCCTTACAGAAAAAGAAATCAAGAGAACAAGAGCAAGTGAAACGTTTAACAAGCTGGCAAATTTTTATAACAAGCTGTTTACTGATATTAAAGATTTTTTTTACGGATTTTTAAATCAAAATGTTTTAAACGGTTATAGATATTTTGAAGAAAAAGGATACATAGAAATAATTACTTGCAATGCAACCCATGGATTTTTACCTTTACTTCAACCAGAAATTCAATCTGTAGAGAGACAAATTGAGCTTGCAGTCAAAACTCACGAAAAATTTTTCGGTAAAAAACCAAAAGGCATTTGGCTTGCAGAATGTGCATATTACGATGGACTTGATAGCATATTAGCTAAGCATGGAATAGAGTATTTCTTTTTAGATTCTCATGGATTGATTTTTGGAAAGCCAACTCCAAGATACGGCGTTTTTGCACCTGTATACACACCATCAAAAGTGGCAGCATTTGGAAGGGACCCAGAGTCTTCAAAACAAGTATGGAGTGCAAAGGAAGGATACCCAGGAGACCCTAACTACAGAGACTTTTATAGAGATATAGGTTTTGACCTTGAATTTGATTATATCAAAGACTATATAAGTCCAGATGGAATTAGAGTTTATACAGGAATAAAATATTACAGAGTAACGGGAGATGTTGACCTTGCCCACAAACAGCCATACGACCCGGATAAAGCAAAAGAGATGACAAAGGTTCATGCTGGACATTTTCACATATCAAGAGAGAAACAAATGGAACATCTTGGTAAATTTATGGATAGACTGCCGTTAATAGTTTCTCCTTACGATGCAGAACTGTTTGGTCATTGGTGGTTTGAAGGACCAGAATTTTTATATAACCTTTTTAAAGAAATCGACAAACATAAACAATTTAAAGCAATTACACCATCTGAATATCTAAATATATATCCAGAAAACCAAGTAATTAGACCATCTCCATCATCTTGGGGTGATAAAGGATACTATGAAGTATGGATAAATCCAAAAAATCACTGGGTTTATAGATATTTACATCAAATGGAAAGAGATTTAGAAAGCTTAAAATCTAAATATAACAATCAAAGAGTCTTAAAACAGTTAGAAGTTCAGCTAATGTTGGCTCAAAGTAGCGATTGGACATTTTTAATAACAACAGAAACAGCTCAGCAATATGCAACAAATAGATTAAAAGAACATATAAGCCATTTTTACACATTGAAAGAACAGTTAGAGATGGGTAAAATAGATAAAGAGTATTTAGAATTTTTAGAGTATAAATACAGTATTTTTGGGTAA
- a CDS encoding thioredoxin family protein, which translates to MALMYSVDIPLGTRMPDFELKDPFGNVYKSDDLYGEKGLLVVFTCNHCPYAIAVWPRLIRLSKYAKELGINTVAINPNIHPNYPEDAPEKMIEKIEEWGIPFPYLIDETQQVAKAFKAQCTPDIYLFDKDHKLVYHGRIDDNWQDESKVTKEELKEAITNLAEGKPINPVQYPSMGCSIKWRE; encoded by the coding sequence ATGGCTTTAATGTATTCGGTTGATATACCACTTGGAACAAGAATGCCAGATTTTGAACTAAAAGACCCTTTCGGTAATGTTTATAAAAGTGATGACCTGTATGGTGAAAAAGGGTTATTAGTAGTCTTTACTTGTAATCACTGCCCTTATGCTATTGCTGTATGGCCAAGATTGATAAGATTGTCTAAATACGCAAAAGAGCTTGGTATAAATACAGTTGCAATAAATCCAAATATACATCCAAACTATCCAGAAGATGCGCCGGAGAAAATGATAGAAAAGATAGAAGAATGGGGAATTCCATTTCCTTATCTAATAGACGAAACTCAACAAGTAGCAAAAGCTTTTAAAGCACAGTGTACACCGGATATTTATCTATTTGATAAAGACCATAAACTTGTATATCATGGAAGAATTGATGATAATTGGCAAGATGAATCAAAAGTTACAAAAGAAGAATTAAAAGAAGCGATTACAAACTTAGCAGAAGGAAAACCAATAAACCCGGTTCAGTATCCATCAATGGGTTGCTCTATAAAATGGAGAGAATAA
- the aroD gene encoding type I 3-dehydroquinate dehydratase: MFKKTPMIALPITDKDLEITLNNAKLNNIDIIELRIDQFENKELNHIKEVANKVKSYNFYTIATVRSKLEGGSDISDPERLEIFNAISEFADIIDIEYTSTSIKEKVKEITKNKGKLLLMSYHDFEKTPSEDEIQKLIDDCKIQGADIVKYAFKANTFEDVARVMCITNKNKDKNIVAISMGEIGKITRVAGFIFGSLITYTYIGQSFAPGQIEVKKLNELIEFFKGG, translated from the coding sequence ATGTTTAAAAAAACACCAATGATTGCACTACCTATAACAGACAAAGATTTAGAAATCACATTAAACAATGCAAAACTAAACAATATCGATATTATCGAACTTCGTATAGATCAATTTGAAAACAAAGAATTAAATCACATAAAAGAAGTAGCTAACAAAGTTAAGTCTTATAATTTTTATACCATTGCAACTGTGAGGAGTAAGTTGGAAGGTGGTTCAGATATATCAGACCCTGAAAGATTGGAAATTTTCAATGCTATTTCTGAATTTGCTGATATTATAGATATAGAGTACACATCAACAAGCATAAAAGAAAAAGTTAAAGAAATTACCAAAAATAAAGGTAAATTACTTTTAATGTCTTATCATGATTTTGAAAAAACACCGTCAGAAGATGAAATCCAAAAATTAATTGACGATTGTAAAATCCAGGGAGCAGATATAGTAAAATATGCCTTTAAAGCCAATACCTTTGAAGATGTGGCAAGGGTTATGTGCATCACTAACAAAAATAAAGATAAAAATATTGTTGCTATATCAATGGGTGAGATTGGCAAAATTACAAGAGTGGCTGGATTTATCTTTGGAAGTTTGATAACATATACATATATAGGACAATCTTTCGCACCTGGTCAAATAGAAGTTAAAAAACTAAATGAGTTAATAGAATTTTTCAAAGGAGGTTAA
- a CDS encoding DUF29 domain-containing protein, which yields MIMKIISKEELKSLYEKDFYKWVLENVNLLKNKEFDLVDWDNVIEELESMGRSELRSVISFMAVILEHLYKYEHFRENETMRNSWVRSILSSRNQIYDLFEESPSLKNKAKEEIELAWKSAVRRLINWFKYPENKHLTDKYFGRKPTEKYFPEKCPYTFNQIIEYEPWEEKNV from the coding sequence ATGATTATGAAAATTATCAGTAAAGAAGAGCTAAAATCATTATATGAGAAAGATTTCTACAAGTGGGTTTTGGAAAATGTAAACCTTCTCAAAAACAAAGAGTTTGATTTGGTAGATTGGGACAATGTGATAGAGGAGCTTGAGAGTATGGGAAGAAGCGAACTTAGAAGTGTAATTAGTTTTATGGCTGTAATTTTAGAACATCTTTATAAATATGAGCATTTTAGAGAAAACGAAACGATGAGAAACAGCTGGGTTAGAAGTATTCTTTCATCAAGAAATCAGATTTATGACTTATTTGAAGAAAGCCCTTCATTAAAGAATAAAGCAAAAGAAGAAATTGAATTGGCTTGGAAAAGTGCAGTTAGAAGATTGATTAACTGGTTTAAATATCCAGAAAATAAACACTTAACAGATAAATATTTCGGAAGAAAACCTACAGAAAAATATTTTCCAGAAAAATGTCCGTATACTTTTAACCAGATTATAGAATACGAACCATGGGAGGAAAAGAATGTTTAA
- a CDS encoding DUF29 domain-containing protein yields the protein MATKTVSKEELKSLYEKDFVLWVEKNLRLLKEKQFDEVDWENLLEEIEDMGRRHLESVISFMATILEHLYKWENFRENENMGNGWIRSIINSRAKLEKLFIEIPSLKHKAPNELETAWKYAVIDLISWFKKPENTHLANKYFGREPTVIDFPEKCPYTFWQILEYEPWKKNKEE from the coding sequence ATGGCTACAAAAACTGTCAGTAAAGAAGAGCTAAAATCATTATATGAGAAAGACTTTGTTTTGTGGGTTGAAAAAAATTTAAGACTTCTTAAAGAGAAACAGTTTGATGAAGTGGATTGGGAAAATCTTTTAGAGGAGATAGAAGATATGGGCAGGAGACATTTAGAAAGTGTAATTAGTTTTATGGCTACTATCTTAGAGCATCTTTATAAATGGGAGAATTTTAGAGAAAATGAAAATATGGGAAATGGCTGGATTAGAAGTATTATTAATTCAAGAGCTAAGTTGGAAAAACTATTCATAGAAATACCATCTCTTAAACATAAAGCACCCAATGAATTAGAAACTGCTTGGAAATATGCAGTAATAGACTTAATATCTTGGTTCAAAAAACCAGAAAATACACATTTAGCAAACAAATATTTTGGAAGAGAACCAACGGTTATAGATTTTCCGGAAAAATGTCCATACACTTTCTGGCAGATTTTAGAATACGAACCTTGGAAAAAGAACAAGGAGGAGTAA
- the der gene encoding ribosome biogenesis GTPase Der — protein sequence MFRVAIVGRPNVGKSSLFNRIIGQRKAIVEDIPGVTRDRIVSTAEWRGVKFEVVDTGGYITGDEDKFAPYIRKQVEKELELSDLFIFVVDGKQGLTPLDKEIANILHRTEKPVIIAVNKIDDPEKEKLAYEFYELGFENIIPISTIQKLGLAELLDKVVEYIPDYEKEIQEEEEEEGKRDYIKVAIVGKPNAGKSSLINALLNEERVLVSEIPGTTRDTVDILYEKDGQKFLFLDTAGMRKKSKVDYGLEFFSVGRTIEAIEKTDVVVLVIDANQGATEQDTKIAGLIQRRYKPAVIVINKIDTMDKKTLEKVEKQVRERLYFISYAPIVFTSAKTKEGLDELLEKIVYVYNQAWKRVGTGQLNRAIKQIQNLRQPPTYQGKPLKIYYATQLEGKPPAFLLFVNKAEGFKENYVRFLENNLRKLLGLENAPIKLIFRGKEEEKDK from the coding sequence ATGTTTAGAGTCGCAATAGTAGGAAGACCGAACGTCGGCAAATCTTCATTGTTTAATAGAATCATAGGACAAAGAAAAGCTATTGTGGAGGATATACCCGGTGTAACCAGAGATAGAATTGTATCTACAGCAGAATGGAGGGGTGTAAAATTCGAAGTGGTGGATACTGGCGGGTATATCACTGGTGATGAAGATAAATTCGCTCCATACATAAGAAAACAAGTTGAAAAAGAGCTTGAATTGTCAGATTTGTTTATTTTTGTTGTTGATGGAAAGCAAGGATTAACCCCACTTGATAAAGAGATTGCAAACATTCTTCACAGAACTGAAAAACCTGTCATTATAGCAGTCAATAAAATTGACGACCCGGAGAAAGAAAAATTAGCGTATGAATTTTATGAACTTGGATTTGAGAATATTATTCCCATATCTACCATTCAAAAACTTGGTTTAGCAGAGTTGTTGGATAAGGTTGTTGAGTATATTCCAGATTATGAAAAAGAAATTCAAGAAGAGGAAGAAGAGGAAGGAAAAAGAGATTACATAAAAGTTGCTATCGTTGGAAAGCCAAACGCCGGAAAGTCCTCTTTAATAAACGCACTTTTAAATGAAGAAAGAGTTTTAGTTTCCGAGATACCCGGAACTACAAGAGATACTGTTGATATTTTGTATGAAAAGGACGGACAAAAGTTTCTGTTTTTAGACACTGCTGGAATGAGAAAAAAATCAAAAGTAGATTATGGATTAGAATTTTTTTCTGTAGGAAGAACGATAGAGGCTATAGAAAAGACTGATGTGGTTGTCCTTGTTATAGATGCAAACCAAGGGGCAACAGAGCAAGATACAAAGATAGCAGGATTAATTCAAAGAAGATACAAGCCAGCAGTAATTGTTATAAACAAAATTGACACTATGGATAAAAAAACTTTAGAAAAAGTAGAAAAACAAGTTAGAGAAAGGTTATATTTTATAAGCTATGCACCGATAGTGTTTACATCTGCAAAGACAAAAGAAGGTTTAGATGAGCTGTTGGAAAAGATTGTCTATGTTTACAATCAAGCATGGAAAAGAGTAGGTACAGGTCAGTTAAACAGAGCTATAAAACAAATACAAAATCTAAGACAACCGCCTACATATCAAGGCAAACCTTTAAAGATCTACTATGCTACGCAGCTTGAAGGTAAACCACCTGCATTTTTACTTTTTGTTAATAAAGCCGAAGGCTTCAAAGAAAATTATGTAAGATTTTTAGAAAACAATTTAAGAAAATTACTTGGATTGGAAAATGCACCGATAAAATTAATATTTAGAGGAAAAGAAGAGGAAAAAGATAAATGA
- a CDS encoding nitrilase-related carbon-nitrogen hydrolase → MIAYSLQLNLDLGNVENNIKKVFDILKSDKIKSESLVLLPEMFSCGFDNERLLDHSRKTPKIYRELQKISHDKKLVIAGTLPERKRNDIYNMGFVIDNGEITGKRPKIKLFTPTDEHKYFKAGKNIHLDITESSTGNLGFMICFELRFPNISYNLRKKDVEIILVPAQWGKERAEHLKILSRARAIETQSYVIVSNTVGKIGDLEYAGNSAIYSPWGDILDIERNEEGIISAEIDLDEVYKIRSKIKMEF, encoded by the coding sequence ATGATAGCCTATTCATTGCAACTTAATTTAGACCTTGGAAATGTTGAAAATAACATTAAAAAAGTATTTGATATTTTAAAGTCAGATAAGATTAAATCAGAATCGTTAGTTTTGCTACCTGAGATGTTTAGCTGCGGCTTTGATAATGAAAGACTTTTAGACCATTCAAGAAAAACACCAAAAATTTATAGAGAATTACAAAAAATTTCTCATGATAAAAAACTTGTCATAGCCGGAACATTGCCCGAGAGAAAAAGAAATGATATTTACAATATGGGATTTGTAATAGATAATGGAGAGATTACAGGGAAAAGACCAAAGATAAAACTGTTTACTCCAACAGATGAGCATAAATACTTTAAAGCTGGCAAAAATATACACTTAGATATAACAGAGAGTTCAACCGGCAATCTTGGGTTTATGATATGCTTTGAGCTTAGATTTCCTAATATATCTTACAATCTAAGAAAAAAAGATGTTGAAATTATTCTTGTGCCTGCCCAATGGGGAAAGGAAAGGGCTGAGCATTTAAAAATACTATCAAGAGCACGAGCGATAGAAACTCAGTCTTATGTAATTGTATCCAATACCGTTGGCAAAATAGGAGATTTAGAATATGCAGGAAATTCTGCTATATACTCACCATGGGGAGATATTCTTGATATTGAAAGGAACGAAGAAGGTATAATTTCTGCTGAAATAGATTTAGACGAGGTCTATAAAATAAGAAGTAAAATAAAAATGGAGTTTTGA